AGTGGGAAGCCCACCTCAAGATGAGTATTGCCATGGCTTAAGCCAGTAAGGTCACGGGAAGAACACCCGTTGATAGGCTCTACGTGGAAGCTTGGTAACAAGTGCAGCGGAGGAGTACTAATAGACCGAGGGCTTGACCAAATAAACTTAATTTATTGTTTTTAATTTATATAATTTTCTATGCAGTTCTCAAGGTTCACACTATCCTGGTGTTCATGGCGATGTGGAACCACTCCGATCCATCTCGAACTCGGTTGTGAAACGCATCAGCGGCGAAAATATTTAGGGGGTAGCCCCTTGAGAAAATAGCTCAATGCCAGGTAAAAATATTTATAAAGGGTTTACTCTTCTTGAGTAAGCCCTTTTTTATTTTTGGCAATTTGGACACCAATGTGTACTTCTTCCAGCAATTTTTTGCTTTGCAATTAAATTCCCACATTTGCGACATTGTTTACCAGTTCTCCGATAGACATTTGTTTGTAAACCAAAATTTCCATCCTCTCCTTCCAAGTCTCTAAAATCACTAAATGTCGTTCCCCCAGAACCTATACTTTTTATTAATACATTAACAATTGATTCTTTAAGATTAATTAACTCATTCTTCTTTATTGTTTTAGCTTCCCTAAAAGGTGATATACCAGCAGAATATAAACTTTCATCAGCATAAATGTTCCCTATACCTGCCACTATTGTTTGATCTAATAAGATAGCTTTTATAGATTTTGTTCTTTTCGAAATAACTTTCTTTAGGTAATTTGCATTAAAGTCCTTAGAGAATGGTTCTGGACCTAATGAACCTAATCCTTTGATTATTTTGTTAGGTGATAATCCTTCCTTGATCCACCACATTTGGCCAAAACTTCTTACGTCAATGTACCTAAGCTCTTTATTTTTCTTATCTAAGAATCTTATTCTTGTATGTTTACAGTGCTGAGTAGAGTTATCAATAAATTTAAAATATCCAGTCATTCTTAGATGAACTATAAGAAAACCGTTGTTTTTTGATGATTTTTCTAGAGGAAATTGAATATTCTCATTTTCAAATTTTTTTAGTTCAGCTATTAAATATTTTCCTCTTCTATCCCATTTGTGCAAAATTGAGTTCTGAAGTCCATTAATAAATTCCTGCTTGTTATCAGGAAAAGCTACAATTGAATCCCTACAGACTTCTACTTTTTTAATAATAAAGTTATTAAGTTTTTGCTCTAAACCTCTGCGAACAGTTTCGACTTCAGGTAACTCAGGCAATTATTTAAGCTTTTTCTAATTCACTTTCAGCAAAATTATTTGTATTCATTCCACCTTCAGTACCGCTTATGCCATTGTAATTTACTTTATCAAATCTAACTACACAGTTATATTTGATA
The window above is part of the Prochlorococcus marinus CUG1415 genome. Proteins encoded here:
- a CDS encoding photosystem I reaction center subunit IV, with the protein product MAISRGDLVRVKRPESYWYNEIGKVASVDESGIKYNCVVRFDKVNYNGISGTEGGMNTNNFAESELEKA
- a CDS encoding DNA-formamidopyrimidine glycosylase; translated protein: MPELPEVETVRRGLEQKLNNFIIKKVEVCRDSIVAFPDNKQEFINGLQNSILHKWDRRGKYLIAELKKFENENIQFPLEKSSKNNGFLIVHLRMTGYFKFIDNSTQHCKHTRIRFLDKKNKELRYIDVRSFGQMWWIKEGLSPNKIIKGLGSLGPEPFSKDFNANYLKKVISKRTKSIKAILLDQTIVAGIGNIYADESLYSAGISPFREAKTIKKNELINLKESIVNVLIKSIGSGGTTFSDFRDLEGEDGNFGLQTNVYRRTGKQCRKCGNLIAKQKIAGRSTHWCPNCQK